A genome region from Natronobeatus ordinarius includes the following:
- a CDS encoding sulfatase-like hydrolase/transferase, which translates to MADRPNVLFVLTDQERYDLTAPNGPPVETPTFDRLSSEGMRFERAYTPISICTSARASMLTGLYPHAHGMLNNAHEADAIQPNLPPELPTFSEGLADAGYDCTYTGKWHVGRDQTPDDFGFSYLGGSDVHHDDIDDAFRAHRDGLDAPMDVDLEDAIYTAGADGTLVAGTTPVDVEATRASFLTDLTLEALESHADSDDPFFHRVDFYGPHHPYVVPEPYASMYDSEEIDLPESYAETFAGKPAVHENYLEYRGVAGFDRETWAEVIAKYWGFATLIDDQVGRILAFLEERGLAEETVVVHASDHGDFVGGHRQFNKGPLMYEDTYHVPLQVRWPGVVEPGSTCEQPVSLVDLAPTFLDLGETPIPEGLHGRSIRPLLSGRRPIAWPDAAYAEYHGDEFGLYSQRMVRTERYKLVYNGPDTNELYDLEADPAELVNLIGHPGYAAVREELAGRLVDWMHEVDDPLRKWVAPTLADGRSKPP; encoded by the coding sequence ATGGCCGACCGCCCGAACGTCCTGTTCGTGCTCACCGACCAGGAACGCTACGACCTCACCGCACCGAACGGGCCGCCGGTCGAGACGCCGACATTCGACCGGCTCTCGAGCGAGGGGATGCGATTCGAACGCGCGTACACCCCGATCAGCATCTGTACGAGCGCGCGCGCGTCGATGCTCACGGGGCTGTATCCCCACGCCCACGGCATGCTGAACAACGCCCACGAGGCGGACGCGATCCAGCCGAACCTGCCACCCGAACTACCGACGTTCTCCGAGGGGCTCGCCGACGCCGGCTACGACTGCACGTACACCGGCAAGTGGCACGTCGGGCGCGATCAGACCCCCGACGACTTCGGCTTCTCCTACCTCGGCGGCAGCGACGTCCACCACGACGACATCGACGACGCGTTTCGCGCACACCGCGACGGGCTGGACGCGCCGATGGACGTCGACCTCGAGGACGCCATCTACACAGCGGGCGCGGACGGCACCCTCGTCGCGGGGACGACGCCGGTCGACGTCGAGGCGACGCGAGCCTCGTTCCTGACCGATCTGACGCTCGAGGCACTCGAGAGCCACGCCGATTCCGACGATCCGTTCTTCCACCGGGTAGACTTCTACGGGCCCCACCACCCATACGTCGTCCCCGAGCCGTACGCCTCGATGTACGACTCCGAAGAGATCGACCTGCCAGAGAGCTACGCGGAGACGTTCGCGGGGAAACCCGCCGTCCACGAAAACTACCTCGAGTACCGTGGCGTCGCGGGCTTCGACCGGGAGACGTGGGCCGAGGTGATCGCGAAGTACTGGGGCTTTGCGACGCTGATCGACGACCAGGTGGGCCGTATCCTCGCGTTCCTCGAGGAGCGTGGGCTCGCCGAGGAGACGGTCGTCGTCCACGCGTCGGACCACGGCGATTTCGTGGGTGGCCACCGCCAGTTCAACAAGGGGCCGCTGATGTACGAGGACACCTACCACGTCCCGCTGCAGGTGCGCTGGCCCGGCGTCGTCGAACCGGGCTCGACCTGTGAGCAGCCCGTCTCGCTCGTCGATCTCGCCCCGACGTTTCTCGACCTGGGTGAGACCCCGATCCCCGAGGGACTCCACGGGCGGAGTATCCGGCCGCTGCTTTCCGGCCGTCGGCCGATCGCCTGGCCCGACGCCGCCTACGCCGAGTACCACGGCGACGAGTTCGGCCTCTACAGCCAGCGAATGGTCCGGACCGAGCGGTACAAGTTGGTCTACAACGGCCCGGACACGAACGAGCTGTACGACCTCGAGGCCGACCCCGCAGAGCTCGTGAACCTGATCGGCCACCCGGGCTACGCGGCCGTCCGTGAGGAACTGGCCGGTCGGCTCGTCGACTGGATGCACGAGGTCGACGACCCGCTCCGGAAGTGGGTAGCGCCGACGCTCGCCGATGGACGGTCGAAGCCGCCGTGA
- the hisS gene encoding histidine--tRNA ligase, whose product MYDRIKGFRDFYPGEMAARREAMDVLEGTARRYGFREVGTPALERAELWTDKSGDEIVEELYAFEDQGGRHVTLTPELTPTVARMVVAKGQELSKPIKWFSTRPFWRYEQVQQGRQREFYQTNVDIFGSAEPEADAEILAWAADALTGLGLTGEDFEFRVSHRDILGGVLETYDADVDVEAAIRAVDKSDKIERAEYHDLLVDAGLEYDQAAEFDDLIADGDLEEVKAVADTERVDDAVENLQAVLAAAEDFGAREYCTISLETARGLDYYTGVVFECFDSVGDVSRSVFGGGRYDDLIENFGGQPTPAVGVAPGHATLSLLCQRAGVWPDEEISTDYYVLQVGDTRVEAARIARELRERGHVVETDVAGRSFGAQLEYADSINAETTVIVGERDLANGEVTVKDMESGDQVQVPVDEFPGEHDRPTFDDVAE is encoded by the coding sequence ATGTACGACCGAATCAAGGGATTCCGTGACTTTTACCCCGGCGAGATGGCCGCCCGTCGGGAAGCGATGGACGTCTTAGAGGGGACGGCCCGCCGCTACGGCTTTCGTGAGGTCGGGACGCCGGCACTCGAGCGCGCCGAGCTGTGGACCGACAAGAGCGGTGACGAGATCGTCGAGGAGCTGTACGCCTTCGAGGACCAGGGCGGCCGGCACGTGACGCTGACGCCCGAGCTGACGCCGACGGTCGCCCGGATGGTCGTCGCAAAGGGACAGGAGCTGTCGAAGCCGATCAAGTGGTTCTCTACCCGTCCGTTCTGGCGGTACGAACAGGTCCAGCAAGGCCGTCAGCGCGAGTTCTACCAGACGAACGTCGACATCTTCGGCTCCGCCGAACCCGAGGCCGACGCCGAGATCCTCGCGTGGGCCGCCGACGCCCTGACGGGACTGGGACTCACCGGCGAGGACTTCGAGTTCCGGGTCTCCCACCGCGACATCCTGGGTGGGGTCCTCGAGACGTACGACGCCGACGTCGACGTCGAGGCCGCCATCCGCGCGGTCGACAAGTCCGACAAGATCGAGCGCGCCGAGTACCACGACCTGCTCGTCGACGCCGGCCTCGAGTACGACCAGGCAGCCGAGTTCGACGACCTGATCGCCGACGGCGATCTCGAGGAAGTCAAAGCCGTCGCGGACACCGAACGCGTCGACGACGCCGTCGAGAACCTCCAGGCCGTCCTCGCCGCCGCGGAGGACTTCGGTGCCCGGGAGTACTGTACGATCTCGCTCGAGACCGCTCGCGGGCTCGACTACTACACGGGCGTCGTCTTCGAGTGCTTCGACTCCGTCGGCGACGTCTCCCGGTCGGTGTTCGGCGGCGGCCGCTACGACGACCTCATCGAGAACTTCGGCGGCCAGCCGACCCCTGCCGTCGGCGTCGCCCCCGGCCACGCGACCCTCTCACTGCTCTGTCAGCGCGCGGGCGTCTGGCCCGACGAGGAGATTTCGACCGACTACTACGTCCTTCAAGTCGGTGACACGCGCGTCGAGGCCGCCCGGATCGCCCGCGAGTTGCGCGAGCGCGGTCACGTCGTCGAGACCGACGTCGCCGGCCGCTCCTTCGGCGCCCAGCTCGAGTACGCCGACTCGATCAACGCCGAGACGACCGTGATCGTCGGCGAGCGCGACCTCGCAAACGGCGAGGTGACGGTGAAGGACATGGAGTCGGGCGATCAGGTGCAGGTGCCCGTCGACGAATTCCCCGGCGAACACGACCGGCCGACGTTCGACGACGTCGCGGAGTGA
- a CDS encoding DUF7411 family protein gives MRLGLLYSGGKDSTLAALFLSEFYDVTLTTAHFGVTDDWHHARETAEALGFPFERLQLDPGVAEEAVARIREDGFPRNGIQLVHQHALERLAAEEFDAIADGTRRDDRVPTVSRAQAQSLEDRHGVDYIAPLSGFGRQAVDRLVESTLEVTAGPSETITRADYEAELRAIIADEEGTEAIVEYFPDHEQTHVTGVRRALE, from the coding sequence ATGCGGCTCGGACTGCTCTACAGCGGTGGCAAGGACTCGACGCTCGCGGCGTTGTTCCTCTCAGAGTTCTACGACGTCACCCTGACGACCGCCCACTTCGGCGTCACCGACGACTGGCATCACGCCCGCGAGACCGCCGAGGCGCTGGGCTTCCCGTTCGAACGCCTCCAGCTCGACCCCGGCGTCGCCGAGGAGGCCGTCGCCCGCATCAGAGAGGACGGCTTCCCCCGCAACGGCATCCAGCTCGTCCACCAGCACGCTCTCGAGCGGCTGGCGGCCGAGGAGTTCGACGCCATCGCCGACGGCACCCGCCGTGACGACCGGGTCCCGACCGTCTCGCGCGCTCAGGCCCAGAGTCTGGAGGATCGTCACGGCGTCGACTACATCGCGCCGCTGTCGGGCTTCGGCCGGCAGGCCGTCGATCGGCTCGTCGAGTCGACGCTCGAGGTGACCGCCGGCCCGAGCGAGACGATCACCCGGGCGGACTACGAAGCCGAGCTGCGCGCCATTATTGCCGACGAGGAGGGCACCGAGGCGATCGTGGAGTACTTTCCCGACCACGAACAGACGCACGTGACCGGCGTCCGGCGGGCGCTCGAGTGA
- a CDS encoding DNA-binding protein — protein sequence MSGTPDDDDLEELRRKKMEQLQEQAEGQASEEAQEAAQQQAEAQKQALLRQYLTDDARKRLNTVKMSKPGFGEQVERQVVALAQSGRLQGKIDDAKMKQLLKELQPEQKRFDIKRR from the coding sequence ATGAGTGGTACTCCCGACGACGACGACCTCGAGGAGCTTCGCCGAAAGAAGATGGAACAGCTCCAGGAACAGGCCGAAGGGCAGGCGAGCGAGGAGGCCCAGGAAGCCGCCCAGCAGCAGGCCGAAGCCCAGAAACAGGCGCTCTTGCGCCAGTACCTCACCGACGACGCCCGCAAGCGGCTCAACACCGTCAAGATGAGCAAGCCCGGCTTCGGCGAGCAGGTCGAGCGACAGGTGGTTGCGCTGGCCCAGAGCGGTCGTCTCCAGGGCAAGATCGACGACGCGAAGATGAAACAGCTGCTCAAGGAGCTCCAGCCCGAGCAGAAACGCTTCGACATCAAGCGACGCTGA
- a CDS encoding 30S ribosomal protein S19e, whose product MATMYDVPAEALIEALAADLEDRLDEPEWAQFAKTGANRELPPEQENFWAVRAASLLRKVADNGPVGVERLATEYGGSKSGSNRYGVAPASRADGSRNVIRTILQQLEDEDLVRTAEGEGRWITPEGQQLLDETAADVLEELDRPELERYA is encoded by the coding sequence ATGGCTACGATGTACGACGTTCCGGCGGAGGCGCTCATCGAAGCGCTCGCCGCCGACCTCGAGGACCGACTCGACGAACCCGAGTGGGCGCAGTTCGCAAAGACCGGTGCCAACCGCGAGCTCCCCCCCGAACAGGAGAACTTCTGGGCCGTCCGGGCCGCCAGCCTCCTGCGCAAGGTCGCCGACAACGGCCCCGTCGGCGTCGAGCGACTGGCCACCGAGTACGGCGGCTCGAAGTCCGGCTCGAACCGCTACGGCGTCGCCCCCGCCAGCCGCGCCGACGGCTCGCGAAACGTCATCCGCACGATCCTCCAGCAGCTCGAGGACGAAGACCTCGTCCGGACCGCCGAAGGCGAGGGTCGCTGGATCACCCCCGAGGGACAGCAGCTCCTCGACGAGACCGCCGCCGACGTCCTCGAAGAGCTCGACCGCCCGGAACTCGAGCGCTACGCGTAG
- a CDS encoding DUF5808 domain-containing protein: MADKPTSGEILGVPYNFERPSLGRMLSAYWQPGEGMLVEKPFGVGYTLNMANWRSWLVVFVAGALLWQQEKSKAASEEETVDEPVEVIVDEDDE, from the coding sequence ATGGCAGACAAGCCGACCTCCGGTGAGATTCTCGGAGTACCGTACAATTTCGAACGCCCGAGCCTGGGACGGATGCTCTCGGCGTACTGGCAGCCCGGCGAGGGAATGCTCGTCGAGAAACCGTTCGGCGTCGGCTACACGCTGAACATGGCGAACTGGCGCTCGTGGCTGGTCGTCTTCGTCGCCGGCGCGCTGCTCTGGCAACAGGAAAAGAGCAAGGCCGCGAGCGAGGAGGAGACGGTCGACGAACCAGTCGAAGTGATCGTCGACGAAGACGACGAGTAA
- a CDS encoding hydantoinase/oxoprolinase family protein codes for MSGDARIGVDVGGTFTDVTLLTDDGELVTAKVPSTPDQSEGVMAGIEKACTRAGVDPSAVDEFTHAMTVSINALLERDGAKTALVTTVGFRDVLEIGRQQRPDLYDLEVERPAPIVARRRRFEVDERATPDGVERPVTDEAIDDVAAAIEGCGAESVAISFLHAYATPANEARVAERLRERLDVPVSVSHEVLAEFREYERTSTTAIDAYVRPAIDAYVGRLADRAATAGVPEPRIMQSNGGIADVETVCRRAATTVLSGPAAGVVGASHAAASVAAGRDLDGLVTFDMGGTSSDVSLVRDGRVERTADTEIDGQPIRLPMVDVNTVGSGGGSIAWVDEGGALRVGPQSAGADPGPACYGRDGTAATVTDATVVLGYIGADTALGGEFTLEEAAAFDALESLAETAGLDSALAAAEGVYRVANATMTRAIRGVTVERGYDPREFGLVAFGGAGPVHAAALAERLEIDTLVVPVPAGVLSAYGLLSADEAFDAVRTHRVALADADVDAIEAVYDDLVADALGGVRNPDAATVERSADCRYAGQSFELEVSVDDPFDPLAVEKRFHEAHERAYGYRTEAPVELVTVRATAVVERDVDEPSYEGEGDARIGTREARFDGAFHETPIYDRTALPAGGALEGPAVLEQRECTTVVPPGWHGTVADDGTLVLTGDRE; via the coding sequence GTGAGCGGCGACGCCCGGATTGGCGTCGACGTCGGCGGCACGTTCACCGACGTCACCCTCCTCACCGACGACGGCGAGCTCGTCACCGCGAAGGTCCCGTCGACCCCTGACCAGAGCGAGGGGGTCATGGCAGGTATCGAGAAAGCGTGCACACGGGCCGGCGTCGATCCATCGGCCGTCGACGAGTTCACCCACGCCATGACCGTCTCGATCAACGCGCTGCTCGAGCGCGACGGGGCGAAGACGGCGCTCGTCACGACAGTGGGCTTTCGCGACGTCCTCGAGATCGGCCGCCAGCAACGACCCGACCTCTACGACCTCGAGGTCGAGCGGCCGGCACCGATCGTGGCGCGACGGCGGCGATTTGAGGTGGACGAACGGGCGACGCCCGACGGCGTCGAGCGGCCGGTGACCGACGAGGCGATCGACGACGTGGCGGCGGCGATCGAGGGCTGTGGCGCCGAGAGCGTCGCAATATCGTTTCTCCACGCGTACGCGACGCCGGCAAACGAGGCGCGCGTGGCCGAGCGATTGCGCGAACGCCTCGACGTCCCGGTGTCGGTCTCGCACGAAGTGCTCGCGGAGTTTCGCGAGTACGAGCGGACGTCCACGACGGCGATCGACGCCTACGTTCGTCCGGCGATCGACGCCTACGTCGGCCGCCTCGCCGACCGGGCGGCAACGGCGGGCGTTCCCGAACCGCGGATCATGCAGTCGAACGGCGGCATCGCCGACGTCGAGACGGTCTGCCGGCGGGCGGCGACGACCGTCCTCTCCGGGCCGGCGGCGGGCGTCGTCGGAGCGAGCCACGCGGCGGCGAGCGTAGCGGCCGGTCGCGACCTCGATGGGCTGGTCACCTTCGACATGGGTGGTACCTCGAGCGACGTGAGCCTCGTGCGCGACGGTCGCGTCGAGCGGACCGCAGACACCGAAATCGACGGCCAGCCGATCCGGCTGCCGATGGTCGACGTGAACACGGTCGGTTCCGGCGGCGGGAGCATCGCCTGGGTAGACGAGGGGGGCGCCCTCCGAGTCGGCCCGCAATCTGCGGGTGCCGACCCCGGCCCGGCCTGTTACGGCCGCGACGGGACGGCGGCGACGGTCACCGACGCGACCGTCGTACTGGGGTACATCGGCGCGGACACCGCTCTCGGCGGCGAATTCACGCTCGAGGAGGCGGCCGCGTTCGACGCCCTCGAGTCGCTGGCCGAGACGGCTGGCCTCGACTCGGCGCTGGCGGCGGCCGAGGGAGTCTACCGGGTGGCGAACGCGACGATGACCCGAGCGATCCGCGGTGTGACGGTCGAACGCGGCTACGATCCCCGCGAATTCGGCCTGGTCGCGTTCGGCGGGGCCGGGCCAGTCCACGCCGCCGCGCTGGCCGAGCGCCTCGAGATCGACACTCTCGTCGTTCCGGTACCTGCGGGCGTCCTCTCGGCGTACGGACTGCTCTCGGCCGACGAGGCGTTCGACGCCGTGCGGACCCACCGCGTCGCCCTCGCAGATGCCGACGTCGACGCGATCGAGGCCGTCTACGACGACCTCGTTGCGGACGCGCTCGGTGGCGTACGCAACCCCGACGCAGCCACCGTCGAGCGGTCGGCCGACTGCCGGTACGCGGGCCAGAGCTTCGAACTCGAGGTCTCCGTCGACGACCCGTTCGATCCGTTGGCCGTCGAGAAGCGGTTTCACGAGGCCCACGAACGAGCCTACGGCTACCGCACCGAGGCGCCGGTCGAACTCGTCACCGTCCGGGCGACAGCCGTCGTCGAGCGCGACGTCGACGAGCCCAGCTACGAGGGCGAGGGCGACGCCCGGATCGGGACGCGCGAGGCGCGCTTCGACGGCGCGTTCCACGAGACCCCCATCTACGACCGGACGGCGCTCCCGGCCGGTGGGGCGCTCGAGGGGCCGGCCGTCCTCGAACAGCGCGAGTGCACGACGGTCGTCCCGCCCGGCTGGCACGGGACGGTCGCCGACGACGGGACGCTCGTCCTCACGGGTGATCGCGAATGA
- a CDS encoding hydantoinase B/oxoprolinase family protein — protein MTTARRDGGPDGLDPITLEIVRNQLEGVAEEMGQVLVRSASSPNIKERRDCSTALFDADGRMVAQAEHIPVHLGAMPQAVDAIRDREPQPGDVFVLNDPFAGGTHLPDVTLVSPVAPRGRILGYAVSRAHHADVGGSTPGSMPAGATEIHQEGLRIPGVRLVREGDLDEDVLELLLANVRNPDERRADLRAQLAANDRAEERVGELVDERGAADLEAAFDAVVAYSRERIVAELEAFPDGTYEARDALEGDGVTDEDVPIAATVTIDGATVSVDFAGTADQVEGNMNAPPAVAASAVYFVVRSVTDPEIPPNHGCYEPIEIDVPEGSVLNPRPPAAVVGGNVETSQRVTDVVFSAFAAAVPDRVPAQSQGTMNNLVVGSRAADGFTYYETIGGGLGARPSADGIDGVQVGMTNTLNTPVEALETEYPLRVERYALRPDSGGDGEFRGGLGLERAVTVETDAVVSLLTERRRTRPAGANGGDPGAVGHNLLDGREVPAKTTESVPAGTTITVLTPGGGGYGDPADRDPAARERDRLDEKSS, from the coding sequence ATGACGACGGCGCGACGCGACGGCGGTCCGGACGGCCTCGACCCGATCACGCTCGAGATCGTCAGGAACCAACTCGAGGGCGTCGCCGAGGAGATGGGCCAGGTGCTCGTCAGGAGCGCCTCCTCGCCGAACATCAAAGAGCGCCGGGACTGCTCGACGGCGCTGTTCGACGCCGACGGTCGGATGGTCGCCCAGGCCGAACACATCCCGGTTCACCTCGGGGCGATGCCCCAGGCGGTCGACGCGATTCGCGATCGGGAGCCGCAGCCGGGCGACGTGTTCGTCCTCAACGACCCGTTCGCCGGCGGGACGCACCTGCCGGACGTCACGCTCGTCTCGCCGGTCGCGCCCCGCGGCCGGATCCTCGGCTACGCGGTCTCGCGGGCCCACCACGCCGACGTCGGCGGGTCCACGCCCGGCAGCATGCCCGCGGGGGCCACCGAGATCCACCAGGAGGGGCTTCGCATCCCCGGCGTCAGGCTCGTCCGCGAGGGCGACCTCGACGAGGACGTCCTCGAGTTGCTGCTCGCGAACGTCAGGAATCCCGACGAGCGACGTGCCGACCTGCGGGCGCAGCTGGCCGCGAACGACCGCGCCGAAGAACGCGTCGGCGAACTCGTCGACGAGCGCGGCGCAGCCGACCTCGAGGCGGCGTTCGACGCCGTCGTCGCGTACTCCCGCGAGCGGATCGTCGCCGAACTCGAGGCGTTCCCCGACGGCACCTACGAAGCCCGCGACGCCCTCGAGGGCGACGGCGTCACCGACGAGGACGTCCCGATCGCGGCGACGGTGACGATCGACGGCGCCACGGTATCCGTCGACTTCGCGGGGACGGCCGACCAGGTCGAAGGGAACATGAACGCGCCGCCGGCGGTCGCGGCCAGCGCGGTCTACTTCGTCGTCCGGTCTGTGACGGACCCGGAGATCCCGCCGAATCACGGCTGTTACGAGCCCATCGAGATCGACGTCCCCGAGGGATCCGTGCTGAATCCCCGGCCGCCGGCCGCGGTCGTCGGCGGCAACGTCGAGACCAGCCAGCGGGTGACCGACGTCGTCTTTTCGGCGTTCGCCGCGGCCGTCCCCGACCGCGTCCCCGCCCAGAGTCAGGGAACGATGAACAACCTCGTCGTCGGGAGCCGAGCCGCCGACGGCTTCACCTACTACGAGACGATCGGCGGCGGCCTCGGGGCTCGCCCGTCGGCCGACGGCATCGACGGCGTCCAGGTCGGCATGACCAACACGCTCAACACCCCCGTGGAGGCCCTCGAGACCGAGTACCCGCTGCGCGTCGAGCGCTACGCGCTCCGCCCGGACAGCGGCGGTGACGGCGAGTTCCGCGGCGGCCTCGGCCTCGAGCGCGCCGTGACGGTCGAGACCGACGCCGTCGTCTCGTTGCTGACCGAACGTCGGCGGACGCGCCCGGCGGGAGCGAACGGCGGCGACCCCGGCGCGGTCGGCCACAACCTCCTCGACGGTCGCGAGGTGCCCGCGAAGACCACCGAGTCGGTGCCTGCCGGAACGACGATCACCGTCCTGACTCCCGGTGGCGGGGGCTACGGCGATCCAGCCGATCGTGATCCCGCCGCGCGCGAGCGCGACCGGCTGGACGAGAAGTCGTCGTAA
- the pcp gene encoding pyroglutamyl-peptidase I: protein MTTILVTGYEPFGEYETNPSRRLAEALDGETIGGAHVVGRELPVVFDRAFPALLEHLDEHDPEAVLSLGLMAGTPSIAVERIGINVRDHGDVPDNADQTPVDDPVVPDGPAAYFSTLPVREVVDAMTDAGVPARLSNTAGTHLCNDVLYATRHHAETNELALRSGFVHVPFSHEEVARRGDHEPSLSFEAMADGLEAALSVLAETA, encoded by the coding sequence ATGACCACGATCCTCGTTACCGGCTACGAACCGTTCGGCGAGTACGAGACCAATCCCTCGAGACGGCTCGCCGAGGCGCTCGACGGGGAGACGATCGGTGGGGCGCACGTGGTCGGCCGGGAGCTCCCCGTCGTCTTCGATCGCGCGTTCCCCGCGTTGCTCGAGCATCTCGACGAGCACGATCCCGAGGCGGTCCTCTCACTCGGTCTGATGGCGGGGACCCCGTCGATCGCCGTCGAGCGGATCGGGATCAACGTCCGTGACCACGGCGACGTCCCGGACAACGCGGATCAGACGCCCGTCGACGACCCGGTCGTCCCCGACGGCCCGGCGGCGTACTTCTCGACCCTCCCCGTCCGTGAAGTCGTCGACGCAATGACCGACGCCGGCGTCCCGGCACGGCTCTCGAACACGGCAGGAACGCACCTCTGTAACGACGTCCTCTACGCGACGCGCCACCACGCCGAAACGAACGAGCTCGCGCTTCGTTCGGGGTTCGTTCACGTTCCGTTCTCACACGAGGAAGTCGCCCGACGCGGTGACCACGAGCCCAGTCTGAGCTTCGAGGCGATGGCAGACGGGCTCGAGGCGGCGCTCTCGGTACTCGCGGAGACGGCCTGA